One part of the Remersonia thermophila strain ATCC 22073 chromosome 7, whole genome shotgun sequence genome encodes these proteins:
- a CDS encoding mitochondrial 54S ribosomal protein uL22m — protein MSLSMPSRRLIRAVPALTAGPTTTMTTTTTSTSSSSSSSSSFSSSSSFPPSSRSLHTTPPNQWFWRKKSKPLDSPLDENLTGTKTARQTLINQLNAKIEGPAMFEDEVAPVQKKHQQQADELAARAEGAAAAAAAPRSKTGLSLAKEHLARALDPNPRARVRWERKVAVQQVRNGTNPFSREPRADVIARTERQHLSRSSWLPTSTKKLVHLARQIQGKTLTDAITQMRFSKKKMAQEVLYQLELARDEAIVSRGMGLGLKADVDSMLDHAMGIRETGGPAAADGASASKPAIEIHTKDGQWIKIDDPTRMYVAEAWVNRGPWRDKQVSYRARGRINLLLRPTASISIVLKEEKTRIREAAERAAKKLRQGPWVHLPDRPIYGQRQCYSW, from the exons ATGAGTTTAAGcatgccgtcgcggcggctgATCAGGGCCG TCCCCGCCCTGACAgccggcccgacgacgacgatgacgacaacgacgacatcaacatcctcctcctcctcctcctcctcctctttctcctcctcctcttccttccccccctcctcccgctccctccacACAACCCCTCCGAACCAATGGTTCTGGCGCAAAAAGTCCAAGCCCCTCGACTCCCCCCTCGACGAGAACCTCACCGGCACCAAAACCGCTCGCCAGACCCTCATCAACCAGCTCAACGCCAAGATCGAGGGCCCCGCCATgttcgaggacgaggtggcgccCGTGCAAAAgaagcaccagcagcaggccgacgagctggcggcccgcgccgagggcgccgccgccgccgccgccgcgccgcggagCAAGACGGGCCTgtcgctggccaaggagcacCTGGCGCGGGCGCTCGACCCCAACCCGCGCGCCCGCGTGCGCTGGGAGCGCAAGGTGGCCGTGCAGCAGGTGCGCAACGGGACCAACCCCTTCAGCCGCGAGCCGCGCGCCGACGTCATCGCGCGCACCGAGCGGCAGCACCTGAGCCGGTCCTCCTGGCTGCCCACCTCCACCAAGAAGCTCGTCCACCTGGCCCGCCAGATCCAGGGCAAGACCCTGACCGACGCCATCACCCAGATGCGCTTcagcaagaagaagatggccCAGGAGGTCCTCtaccagctcgagctcgcccgcgacgaggccatcgtcTCGCGCGGcatgggcctcggcctcaaggccgacgtcgactcCATGCTCGACCATGCCATGGGCATCCGCGAgaccggcggccccgccgccgccgacggcgcctccGCCAGCAAGCCCGCCATCGAGATCCACACCAAGGACGGCCAGTGGATCAAGATCGACGACCCGACCCGCATGTacgtggccgaggcgtggGTGAACCGCGGCCCCTGGCGCGACAAGCAGGTCTCGtaccgcgcccgcggccgcatcAACCTCCTCCTGAGACCTACGGCCA GTATCTCCATCGTCCTCAAGGAGGAAAAGACGCGCATCcgcgaggctgccgagcgcgcggccaagaagctccgCCAAGGCCCCTGGGTGCATCTGCCCGACCGCCCCATCTACGGCCAGCGGCAGTGCTACTCGTGGTAG